A window of the Drosophila virilis strain 15010-1051.87 unplaced genomic scaffold, Dvir_AGI_RSII-ME tig00001758, whole genome shotgun sequence genome harbors these coding sequences:
- the LOC138911636 gene encoding uncharacterized protein: MFTTVIDKDPYLTNIEKLQHLRSCLKRTALDTIRSLQMSNANYAVALELIDKRFNNNRLIFQAHIAEILGLRKVDNGATTQLREFSVKVNSHLRAFKSMGSVKQIAGCIIVHTLLQKLDSATQASWEDDAPLDVIPSCERLTALIEKRCQRLENVDHATAMYTPGSQVGQDNSSRRTFVVTKNGTYACVFCEAAGHSIYKRLQFAKLSPSLRLHEAKRLALCLNCLQRGHQLRVCGSSTCRVCGSKHHSLLHIGNRSSHSFASSSHNVQESETYTSSQNILAVTSSSTLSIDQHLKHDVVLLATAVINQIDTLIGASLFFDLLCVGQIKLVAGLLILQTTRFGWVVTGGAPHAGKSSLVARRLVMNPDLLVDSHLQTNAQIDELSRRSVTAGHTFRPTSEYSVRLPLRLSLDQLGDSYQQALRRFLNLERKLDRNPTLKTQYAAFIKEYPDLNHMSLVSLAALGQCYQYYLPHHCVLKVDSTTIKLRVVFDGPAGTTSGHSLNDALMAGPTIHPKLFSILMRFRTFAVALTGDICKMYRCVRVEPADSYLQCILWRDSQHQKMQTYKLDTVTYGTKPASFLSVRAMHQLAMDEQKAFPIGADIIKRDFYVDDLILGGSCVQEAVEILKQTSGLLAKGYFKLRKWRFGDATVLQDIPV; this comes from the exons ATGTTCACCACGGTCATTGATAAGGATCcgtatttgaccaacattgaaaaacttcAGCATCTACGGTCATGCCTCAAAAGAACAGCGCTGGATACAATTCGCTCGTTGCAAATGTCAAACGCTAATTATGCTGTCGCCTTAGAGCTGATTGATAAGCGTTTCAATAACAACCGTCTTATTTTTCAGGCACATATTGCTGAAATTTTGGGTTTAAGAAAGGTGGATAACGGTGCGACGACACAACTGCGCGAATTCTCAGTTAAGGTCAACTCTCATTTACGTGCGTTTAAATCGATGGGCAGTGTAAAACAGATCGCCGGCTGCATCATAGTTCACACACTGCTGCAAAAACTAGATAGCGCCACGCAAGCTAGCTGGGAGGATGATGCGCcgttggacgtcataccatcatGTGAGCGGCTTACAGCGTTAATTGAGAAGCGTTGTCAAAGGCTGGAAAATGTGGATCACGCGACGGCAATGTACACGCCTGGCTCGCAGGTGGGCCAGGACAACAGTAGTAGAAGAACGTTTGTGGTGACCAAGAATGgaacatatgcatgtgtattttgTGAAGCCGCAGGCCACTCCATTTATAAAAGACTGCAATTCGCAAAATTATCGCCCTCGCTGCGCCTTCATGAAGCCAAACGGCTTGCGCTGTGCCTTAATTGCCTGCAAAGGGgacatcagctgagagtcTGTGGTTCCAGCACTTGCAGAGTCTGTGGAAGCAAACATCATAGCCTGTTGCATATTGGCAACAGAAGCAGTCACAGCTTTGCTTCTAGCTCACACAATGTCCAAGAATCCGAAACTTATACGTCATCTCAAAACATCCTGGCGGTAACTTCATCGTCGACACTCTCCATCGACCAGCATCTTAAGCACGATGTCGTCCTACTTGCCACTGCCGTCATCAAT caaatcgaCACGTTGATCGGAGCCAGTCTGTTTTTCGATCTGCTTTGCGTTGGCCAGATTAAACTAGTTGCTGGTCTACTGATACTGCAAACGACTCGCTTTGGTTGGGTCGTGACTGGAGGTGCTCCACATGCTGGAAAATCATCGCTCGTGGCTAGGCGATTAGTGATGAATCCAGATCTACTGGTAGACTCGCATCTGCAGACGAATGCACAGATTGACGAATTAAGCC GGAGGAGCGTGACTGCGGGGCACACTTTCAGGCCGACTAGCGAGTATTCAGTTCGCTTACCGCTTCGACTAAGCCTGGATCAgctgggtgactcctatcaacaggcgCTTCGCCGATTCCTTAATTTAGAAAGGAAACTGGACCGCAATCCAACTTTGAAAACccagtatgcagcatttatcaaggaATATCCTGACTTAAATCATATGTCACTTGTTAGCTTagctgcactgggccaatGCTATCAATACTAtctgccacatcactgcgtgctgaaggTGGATAGTACTACAATCAAGCTAAGGGTCGTGTTTGATGGGCCAGCAGGTACAACCTCTGGACACTCgctgaatgatgcactgatggcaGGTCCTACCATCCATCCGAAACTGTTTTCGATACTGATGCGTTTTCGTACATTCGCAGTCGCCCTCACAGGtgacatatgcaaaatgtatcgatgcgtacgagtCGAACCAGCAGACAGCTATCTTCAATGTATCTTGTGGCGTGATtctcagcatcagaagatGCAGACTTACAAATTAGACACCGTCACCtacggcacaaaaccagcatcgtttctctcagtgcgggctatgcaccaactggccatggatgagcagaaGGCATTTCCTATTGGCGCTGACATTATTAAAAGGGATTTCTACGTGGATGATCTCATCTTAGGTGGTAGCTGTGTTCAGGAAGCAGTTGAGATATTGAAGCAAACGTCTGGACTACTCGCCAAGGGCTACTTTAAGCTTCGAAAATGGCGTTTTGGCGACGCTACTGTACTCCAAGACATACCGGTATAG